The Pseudanabaena galeata CCNP1313 genome includes a region encoding these proteins:
- a CDS encoding CHAT domain-containing protein, giving the protein MNLRSRYGLSLSAISLIVCPLLVAVVNFPEIVFGTEVRSSLVTQATGDRQVEADQFFSQGIRLYQGKQYQESLLVLEQALRIYREIKYRQGEGKALGVLGLVYSDLGKYDKAIEYQLQRLDVARELKDRRGEATALQNLGSNYNSLDKYEKAIEYYLKRLDITRELKNRQLEEQTLGSLGRAYYSLGKYDKAIESHLQSLEIAREIKDRISEGQSLGNLGNAYYALGKYDKAIEFHLQQLSLSREIKNRDIEGIALRNLGIVYRNLGKYDKAIEFQLLSLAISREIKDRRGEGQSLGNLGNAYSDLGKYDKAIEFHLLSLAISREVRNRMSEGQSLGSLGGTYNSLGKYGKAIEVQLQRLAIARELKDRRGEMYGLNNLAVSYGKLNRDREVIISLQQALTIARETRDRSFERLALANLGGILSRAKRPELAILFYKQSINISESIRKDIKKLDKDLQQSYLATVEKTYRDLADTLLQQNRIIEALQVLDLLKVQELEDYLKNIKGSDRSAQGVRLLAPEKALSDKLLAISPDNSKDINNQLANQIQQLPKTEINKVPDYLNQIPQGTVLLYPFILGDRLEIILFAPNNLPIRRTTKISQDQLETLISDYRVGLLDPSSEDFREPSIQLYNLLIKPIEAELVQFNTKTILYAPDGQLRYIPIAALYDGKQLLVEKYQISNLIAYTLSDFTPPPKNAPNILAGAFGGKAGDRKFGQIALPATVREVQAIANSFQNSVTLIEEQFSRKAIESKFKNHNILHLATHAEFNVGSPDQSFIIFGNGDKIRLNEIADWQMPNIDLIILSACQTGLTSVRQSRQKQKKS; this is encoded by the coding sequence ATGAATCTACGCTCTCGCTACGGACTGTCGTTGTCGGCTATTTCTCTGATTGTTTGTCCTTTGTTGGTGGCTGTTGTAAATTTTCCAGAGATTGTTTTTGGGACTGAGGTGCGATCAAGTCTGGTGACTCAGGCAACAGGCGATCGTCAAGTAGAAGCAGATCAGTTCTTTAGTCAAGGGATTCGATTATATCAAGGTAAGCAATATCAAGAATCCTTATTAGTATTAGAGCAAGCTTTACGAATCTATCGCGAGATCAAATATCGACAAGGTGAAGGAAAGGCTTTGGGGGTTCTGGGACTTGTTTACAGCGATCTTGGCAAATATGACAAAGCAATTGAATATCAACTGCAAAGATTAGATGTCGCGCGGGAACTCAAAGATCGACGAGGTGAGGCGACAGCACTACAAAACTTAGGTAGCAATTACAATTCTCTCGATAAATATGAGAAAGCGATTGAATACTACTTGAAAAGATTGGACATCACACGAGAACTCAAAAATCGACAGCTTGAGGAACAAACGCTGGGAAGTCTAGGTCGGGCTTACTATTCACTCGGCAAATATGACAAGGCGATTGAGTCCCATTTGCAAAGCTTAGAAATAGCAAGAGAGATCAAAGATCGAATAAGTGAGGGACAGTCCCTCGGAAATCTGGGAAATGCTTACTATGCTCTCGGCAAATATGACAAAGCAATTGAGTTTCATTTGCAACAGTTATCTTTATCAAGGGAAATCAAAAATAGAGATATAGAAGGAATTGCGCTAAGGAATCTGGGAATTGTTTACCGAAATCTCGGCAAATATGACAAAGCGATTGAGTTTCAGTTGCTAAGCTTAGCAATCTCAAGAGAAATCAAAGATCGCAGGGGTGAGGGACAGTCCCTCGGCAATTTGGGAAATGCTTACTCTGATCTCGGCAAATATGACAAAGCGATTGAGTTTCATTTGCTAAGCTTAGCAATCTCAAGGGAAGTTAGAAATCGTATGAGTGAGGGACAATCGCTCGGAAGTCTGGGAGGTACTTACAATTCTCTCGGCAAATACGGCAAGGCGATTGAGGTTCAGTTACAAAGATTAGCGATCGCAAGGGAACTCAAAGATCGACGGGGTGAAATGTATGGGCTTAATAATTTAGCTGTTTCCTACGGGAAACTAAATCGAGATAGAGAAGTAATAATTTCTTTGCAGCAAGCCTTGACCATTGCTAGAGAAACTAGAGATAGAAGTTTTGAACGTCTTGCTCTCGCAAATCTGGGAGGTATATTATCCAGAGCCAAACGTCCCGAACTTGCCATTCTCTTTTATAAACAATCGATTAATATCAGTGAATCCATCCGCAAAGACATCAAAAAACTCGACAAAGACCTCCAACAATCCTATTTAGCCACTGTCGAAAAAACTTATCGCGACCTCGCAGACACCCTCCTCCAACAAAACCGCATCATCGAAGCCCTGCAAGTCCTCGACCTCCTCAAAGTCCAAGAACTCGAAGACTATCTCAAAAACATCAAAGGCAGCGACAGATCCGCACAAGGAGTCAGACTATTAGCACCAGAAAAAGCTCTTAGCGATAAGCTGTTAGCTATTAGCCCTGACAATAGCAAAGACATCAACAATCAACTTGCCAATCAAATCCAACAACTTCCCAAAACCGAAATCAACAAAGTTCCCGACTATCTCAACCAGATCCCACAAGGAACCGTATTACTCTATCCATTCATCCTAGGCGATCGCCTCGAAATCATCCTCTTTGCCCCCAACAACCTCCCCATCCGCCGCACCACCAAAATCTCCCAAGACCAACTAGAAACCTTAATTAGTGACTATAGAGTAGGACTCCTTGATCCGAGTTCTGAAGACTTTAGAGAGCCATCAATCCAACTCTATAACCTCCTGATTAAACCCATCGAAGCCGAACTCGTTCAATTCAACACCAAAACGATTCTCTATGCACCCGATGGACAACTGCGCTACATTCCCATCGCCGCACTCTATGACGGTAAACAATTGTTAGTTGAGAAATACCAGATTAGCAACCTCATCGCCTATACCCTCTCCGACTTTACCCCACCACCCAAAAACGCACCCAACATCCTCGCAGGAGCCTTTGGCGGTAAAGCAGGCGATCGCAAGTTTGGACAAATAGCCTTACCCGCAACCGTCAGAGAAGTCCAAGCGATCGCCAACTCTTTCCAAAACTCAGTCACCCTCATCGAAGAACAATTTAGTCGTAAAGCGATCGAGTCTAAATTTAAAAACCATAATATTCTCCACCTTGCCACCCATGCCGAATTTAATGTTGGCTCTCCCGATCAGTCCTTCATCATCTTCGGCAATGGCGACAAAATCCGTCTCAATGAAATTGCTGATTGGCAGATGCCCAATATCGATTTAATTATCCTAAGTGCTTGTCAGACTGGTTTAACGTCAGTTCGACAGAGTAGACAAAAGCAAAAGAAAAGCTGA
- a CDS encoding transposase, with amino-acid sequence MNNSNEVCDVLGIDISKAKFDVALIQDNAKIKNKVFNNNPEGFVELQEWLNIQSVKNLHSCMEATSTYGNALARFLVAAGYKVSIVNPSRPKAFGKSELSRTKTDRADAKVIARFCAALKPAAWTPPALEIEQLQALVHRLDSLTAMQQQEQNRLATADPILVEAINTHIDFLKEQIEMTKKLIRQHFDQHPHLKSQRDLLTSIPGIAELTATVLLAEIRDISAFDTADQLAAFAGLTPREFSSGSSIHGKPRLSKIGNSRLRKALFMPAIVARRYNSPIVAFCDRLTAKGKSKMSVIGAVMHKLLRQVFGVLKSQRSFDPNFVKIPS; translated from the coding sequence ATGAACAATAGCAATGAAGTATGTGATGTTTTAGGCATAGACATCAGTAAAGCCAAGTTTGATGTTGCCCTAATTCAAGACAACGCCAAGATTAAGAACAAAGTATTTAACAATAATCCCGAAGGATTTGTCGAACTACAAGAATGGCTAAACATTCAAAGTGTAAAAAATTTACATAGCTGTATGGAAGCCACCAGCACTTATGGCAATGCCTTAGCCCGATTCTTAGTAGCCGCAGGGTACAAAGTAAGTATCGTCAATCCATCACGTCCCAAAGCCTTTGGCAAGAGCGAGTTAAGTCGTACAAAGACAGACCGTGCTGATGCCAAAGTTATTGCTAGATTTTGTGCTGCCTTAAAGCCTGCTGCTTGGACACCACCAGCATTAGAAATTGAGCAACTCCAAGCATTAGTACATCGTTTAGATAGCTTAACCGCCATGCAGCAACAAGAGCAAAATCGTCTTGCTACGGCTGATCCAATTTTGGTTGAAGCAATTAACACCCACATTGACTTCCTCAAGGAGCAAATTGAGATGACCAAAAAATTGATCCGTCAGCACTTTGATCAACATCCTCATTTGAAATCGCAACGGGATTTGTTGACTTCCATTCCAGGTATTGCTGAATTGACTGCAACTGTATTACTGGCGGAAATTCGGGATATTTCTGCTTTTGATACGGCTGATCAATTAGCCGCTTTTGCGGGTTTAACTCCGCGTGAATTCTCTTCTGGCTCTTCGATTCATGGCAAACCGCGCTTGTCAAAAATTGGTAATTCACGTTTGCGTAAAGCTTTGTTTATGCCTGCGATTGTTGCTCGTCGTTATAATTCGCCGATTGTCGCTTTCTGCGATCGCCTTACTGCTAAGGGTAAGTCCAAAATGTCCGTCATTGGTGCTGTAATGCACAAGCTGTTACGACAGGTCTTTGGTGTTCTCAAGTCTCAGCGTTCTTTCGATCCTAATTTTGTTAAAATTCCCTCTTGA
- a CDS encoding Rpn family recombination-promoting nuclease/putative transposase yields MRTDTIFFQLFQTFDSLLFELVGLPPETAAGYRFTSVEIKEKAFRFDGIFIPDSVDKNIWFVEVQFQKRAEFYWEFIGEIFLYLSQYKPEHDWQAVAIFAKRSIEPEIPKQFRILFAGGHIERIYLDELPESESLSLGLVRLIVAPKKETIALAHQLADRVGQGDRERMVEFIETVLLYKFPQMSREEVEAMFTLGDLKKTRVYRDAKLEGKLEGKLEGKLEGKLEGKLEGVKIGTQRGQVLGMRQVVVRLLTRKLGKVTLKTLKRLDKLSAEQLAELAEAVLDFEKVADLEAWLVSKK; encoded by the coding sequence ATGCGAACTGACACGATCTTTTTTCAGCTATTTCAAACCTTTGATAGCTTGCTGTTTGAATTGGTGGGATTACCACCCGAAACAGCAGCAGGCTATCGCTTTACCTCCGTGGAGATCAAGGAGAAAGCCTTTCGCTTTGATGGTATTTTTATCCCCGATTCGGTTGATAAAAATATTTGGTTTGTGGAGGTTCAATTTCAAAAACGTGCTGAATTTTATTGGGAATTTATCGGTGAGATATTTCTATATCTGAGTCAGTACAAGCCAGAGCATGATTGGCAAGCGGTCGCCATTTTTGCGAAGCGGAGCATTGAGCCTGAGATACCTAAGCAATTTAGGATACTATTTGCGGGTGGGCATATCGAACGGATCTATCTGGATGAGTTGCCTGAATCTGAGTCATTGAGTTTAGGGCTTGTGAGGTTGATCGTTGCGCCCAAAAAGGAAACCATCGCTTTAGCACATCAGTTAGCTGATCGAGTGGGGCAAGGCGATCGCGAGAGGATGGTAGAATTTATTGAGACAGTTTTGCTGTACAAGTTTCCCCAGATGAGTCGAGAGGAGGTTGAAGCGATGTTTACGTTAGGTGATCTCAAGAAAACAAGGGTTTATCGGGATGCAAAGCTTGAGGGCAAGCTTGAGGGTAAGCTTGAAGGTAAGCTCGAGGGCAAGCTTGAGGGCAAGCTTGAGGGTGTAAAAATCGGGACACAGCGTGGTCAGGTGCTGGGGATGAGACAGGTTGTGGTGCGGCTGTTGACGCGGAAGTTGGGTAAGGTGACACTGAAAACTTTGAAGCGGTTGGATAAGTTATCGGCGGAGCAGTTGGCGGAGTTGGCGGAGGCGGTGTTGGATTTTGAGAAGGTGGCGGATTTGGAGGCATGGTTGGTAAGTAAAAAGTAG
- a CDS encoding IctB family putative bicarbonate transporter: MNSKLKLPFLNVYSKFLQLISPLQDWREGSRLLRARFLGGLLVVLTATLPFVENAQTGVIGAAVAIAWLMLWLSDRRDAEDQTVPIWTPIHLPLVSYWAIALIATLISPVRVAALDGMVKLTIYMLAFVSMSRMMRLGWRSILIATYLVSALISSAYGVQQWYLGAPELATWTDPTSEVAGITRVYSFLGNPNLFAGYLMPALPMGVIAAIHWKSWGMKALGAITAIMGAFCITQSQSRGGLLGLAATGFTLALLLVYWWGKRLPSWTLPATFGGTAGAIALGTILVPTLRKRVGSIFGTEDSSNAFRVNVWMSVLNMIKAKPILGIGPGNKAFNLVYPLYQRSGYSALGAYSVPLELTVETGIIGVICYGWMVFTILSQAWIALNRLRSDRDSRGLWIIAAISTIVGMIAHGLVDTVWYRPQVQLLWWLAIAIVSSFYIAPIKNAE, encoded by the coding sequence ATGAATTCCAAGCTCAAACTACCATTCCTCAATGTCTACAGTAAATTTTTGCAGCTAATTAGCCCATTACAGGATTGGCGCGAAGGTAGTCGCTTGTTGAGGGCAAGATTTTTGGGCGGTTTGTTAGTCGTCCTGACTGCAACTTTACCCTTTGTAGAAAATGCTCAAACTGGCGTAATTGGCGCGGCGGTCGCGATCGCATGGTTGATGTTATGGCTTAGCGATCGACGTGATGCTGAAGATCAGACTGTACCAATTTGGACACCAATTCATTTACCTCTTGTGAGCTATTGGGCGATCGCGCTAATTGCTACATTAATTTCGCCTGTGCGCGTAGCGGCGCTCGATGGCATGGTCAAGCTCACAATTTACATGTTGGCGTTTGTGTCCATGAGTCGGATGATGCGCTTGGGATGGCGATCAATTTTGATTGCCACTTATCTAGTCTCAGCCCTAATATCCAGTGCCTATGGAGTGCAGCAATGGTATCTTGGCGCACCCGAACTAGCTACATGGACTGATCCTACCTCCGAGGTTGCAGGAATTACCCGCGTTTACAGTTTTTTGGGCAATCCGAATTTATTTGCAGGATATTTGATGCCAGCTTTGCCGATGGGTGTCATTGCTGCAATCCACTGGAAAAGCTGGGGTATGAAAGCTCTAGGGGCGATTACGGCGATTATGGGAGCGTTCTGCATTACCCAGTCGCAAAGTCGTGGTGGGCTGCTAGGACTGGCGGCGACGGGTTTTACACTAGCACTACTCTTGGTTTATTGGTGGGGTAAGCGTTTACCATCCTGGACTTTACCTGCCACTTTTGGCGGAACCGCAGGGGCGATCGCTTTAGGAACAATTCTCGTTCCCACATTGCGTAAGCGCGTTGGTAGTATTTTTGGAACCGAAGATAGTAGTAACGCATTTCGGGTTAACGTCTGGATGTCTGTCTTGAACATGATCAAAGCTAAGCCGATTTTGGGGATTGGACCTGGGAATAAAGCTTTTAACCTAGTTTATCCGCTCTATCAGCGTTCAGGATATAGCGCCCTTGGAGCTTATTCAGTACCATTGGAACTAACTGTCGAGACAGGAATTATTGGTGTAATTTGCTATGGATGGATGGTTTTCACGATCTTGAGCCAAGCATGGATTGCTCTCAATCGTTTGAGAAGCGATCGCGACTCTAGGGGTTTATGGATAATCGCAGCGATCTCGACCATCGTGGGCATGATTGCCCATGGCTTAGTAGATACAGTTTGGTATCGTCCTCAAGTGCAATTACTCTGGTGGCTAGCGATCGCGATCGTTAGTAGTTTTTATATCGCTCCAATCAAAAATGCAGAATGA
- a CDS encoding tetratricopeptide repeat protein, whose amino-acid sequence MTDKLDSAEAYNERGMERAENEDFAGAIADYTAAIALDPNYAEAYYNRAYDRSEVEDYAGAIEDYNKVIELAPDAAPAYFNRGLARAKIGDAEGANADCEYAKTLGL is encoded by the coding sequence ATGACGGACAAACTTGATTCCGCAGAAGCCTACAATGAGCGCGGTATGGAACGCGCCGAAAATGAAGATTTTGCTGGGGCGATCGCTGATTATACTGCTGCAATTGCTCTTGATCCCAACTATGCTGAGGCATATTACAACCGCGCCTATGATCGCTCTGAAGTTGAAGATTATGCTGGCGCGATCGAGGACTATAACAAGGTGATCGAACTCGCGCCCGATGCTGCTCCAGCCTATTTTAATCGGGGGTTAGCCAGAGCAAAGATTGGTGATGCCGAAGGAGCCAATGCTGATTGTGAATATGCCAAGACATTAGGACTGTAA
- a CDS encoding AbrB/MazE/SpoVT family DNA-binding domain-containing protein has product MGRIAKRFFPFFAICGVLRTPQMAISNSRCYSIANLLLDRIYFGYTLHWDSKIMYVKVQKWGNSQGIRLSKEILAQANILVGDELEIVTTQDQIVIKPAHKIRGKYKIEDLVAKLPANYQAEELDWGTPVGIEVW; this is encoded by the coding sequence ATGGGAAGAATCGCTAAGCGATTCTTCCCATTTTTCGCCATTTGCGGCGTGCTTCGCACGCCGCAAATGGCTATATCGAACTCACGTTGCTATAGCATCGCTAATCTTCTTTTGGATAGGATATACTTCGGATATACATTACATTGGGACAGCAAAATCATGTATGTCAAAGTGCAAAAATGGGGTAATAGCCAAGGCATCAGATTAAGTAAAGAAATATTGGCTCAAGCAAATATTTTGGTTGGAGATGAGCTAGAAATTGTGACTACGCAAGATCAGATTGTCATTAAACCAGCCCATAAAATTCGAGGAAAGTACAAGATTGAAGACTTGGTTGCAAAACTTCCTGCAAACTATCAGGCTGAGGAGTTAGATTGGGGTACACCTGTTGGAATAGAAGTGTGGTAA
- a CDS encoding type II toxin-antitoxin system PemK/MazF family toxin, which yields MSNYIPQKGDFIIITFDPQSGHEQKGRRPALVVSNSVFNQYTGLAIVCPITNTYRDSSFHVAIANSQTLTGYVMVEQVKSIDYKSRKVKWIETATNDLLAEVLSILDACIY from the coding sequence ATGTCTAACTACATTCCTCAAAAAGGCGATTTTATTATCATCACGTTCGATCCACAATCAGGACATGAGCAGAAGGGTAGAAGACCAGCTTTAGTGGTAAGTAATAGTGTTTTTAATCAATATACAGGCTTGGCAATTGTTTGCCCGATCACCAACACCTATCGTGATTCTTCATTTCATGTAGCGATCGCTAATAGCCAAACCTTAACTGGCTATGTAATGGTAGAACAAGTCAAGTCTATTGATTACAAATCCAGAAAAGTAAAATGGATAGAAACTGCTACAAATGATTTACTTGCGGAAGTTTTGAGTATCCTAGATGCCTGTATTTATTGA
- a CDS encoding UbiD family decarboxylase: protein MTRDLRSFLNLLEERKQLHRVKALVDPELEIAEISNRLLQSAGPALLFENVKGYKTPVAVNLLGTVERVCWAMGMKEQSELEVLGTKLGKLQSPKPPKKISQAIEFGKILFDVVKSRPQKVLFGNAPCQDVVLKDEEVDLDQIPILKPYPKDGGRAVTLALVITKDVENGIPNVGVYRLQQQSKNTMTVQWLSVRGGARHLRKATEAGKKLEIAIAIGVDPVLIMAAATPIPVDLSEWIFAGLYGNEGVQLTKCKTLDLEVPACAEYVLEGTITPHEVGTDGPFGDHMGYYGGINEQAPLIRFHCMTHRKDPVYLTTFSGLPPKEEAMMAIALNRIYTPILRQQVSEITDFFLPMEALSYKAAIISIKKAYPGQARRAALAFWSALPQFTYTKFVIVVDHTINIRDPRMVVWALSSKVDPTRDVFILPDNPFDSLDFACEKEGLGGRMGIDATTKIYPETDRDWGDPLESDPDVAEMVTRRWAEYGLADLKLDGADPNLFGYDIH, encoded by the coding sequence ATGACCCGTGACCTGCGATCATTTCTCAATCTGCTCGAAGAACGCAAACAACTCCATCGCGTCAAAGCCCTTGTCGATCCTGAACTAGAAATTGCCGAGATTAGCAATCGTCTCTTGCAATCGGCTGGGCCCGCACTGCTATTTGAGAATGTCAAAGGTTACAAAACACCTGTCGCTGTGAATTTGTTGGGTACAGTAGAGCGCGTCTGCTGGGCGATGGGCATGAAGGAGCAATCGGAATTAGAAGTCCTCGGTACAAAATTAGGGAAACTGCAAAGTCCAAAACCACCGAAGAAAATCTCTCAAGCGATCGAGTTCGGTAAGATTCTCTTTGATGTAGTCAAGTCCCGTCCTCAAAAAGTTCTCTTTGGGAACGCCCCTTGTCAAGATGTGGTGTTAAAAGATGAGGAAGTCGATCTTGACCAAATTCCAATTCTTAAGCCCTATCCCAAAGATGGCGGTCGAGCCGTAACTTTGGCGCTAGTCATTACTAAAGATGTGGAGAATGGCATTCCTAATGTGGGAGTCTATCGCTTACAACAGCAGTCCAAAAATACAATGACTGTGCAGTGGCTATCGGTGCGGGGTGGAGCCAGACATTTACGCAAAGCGACTGAGGCAGGCAAAAAACTGGAAATTGCGATCGCGATCGGTGTTGATCCAGTATTAATCATGGCGGCTGCAACCCCGATTCCTGTGGATTTATCGGAATGGATTTTTGCAGGACTCTATGGCAATGAAGGCGTACAACTTACCAAATGTAAAACCCTTGATTTGGAAGTTCCCGCCTGTGCCGAATATGTTTTAGAAGGAACGATTACGCCCCATGAAGTAGGAACCGATGGACCTTTTGGTGATCACATGGGCTATTACGGTGGTATTAACGAGCAAGCACCTTTGATCCGATTCCATTGCATGACCCATCGCAAAGATCCAGTTTATCTGACCACCTTTAGCGGCTTACCTCCTAAGGAAGAAGCGATGATGGCGATCGCCTTAAATCGCATTTATACGCCCATCCTCCGCCAACAGGTTTCCGAAATTACCGATTTCTTTTTACCGATGGAAGCCCTATCCTATAAAGCTGCAATTATTTCCATCAAAAAGGCTTACCCCGGTCAAGCCAGACGCGCCGCCCTCGCATTTTGGAGCGCCTTGCCACAGTTTACTTACACCAAGTTTGTGATCGTGGTTGACCATACAATCAATATTCGTGATCCAAGGATGGTAGTTTGGGCGCTCAGTTCCAAAGTTGACCCTACTCGCGATGTGTTTATCTTGCCTGACAATCCCTTTGATAGCCTCGATTTTGCCTGTGAAAAGGAAGGGCTAGGCGGACGCATGGGCATTGATGCGACTACTAAAATCTATCCTGAAACCGATCGCGATTGGGGAGATCCTCTAGAGAGCGATCCTGATGTGGCGGAGATGGTGACGCGACGCTGGGCTGAATACGGGTTAGCAGATTTAAAGCTAGACGGAGCCGATCCTAATTTGTTCGGTTACGACATTCATTAA
- a CDS encoding Rpn family recombination-promoting nuclease/putative transposase, translated as MIDNICKFLAENFSADFASWILGKSITLTKLETSELSTEPIRADSVIFLESSALILHIEFQTEPNQNIPFRMADYRLRLYRRFPKKEVYQVVIYLTPSQSPLVYENTFNLRELNHQFNVIRLWEQPTEIFQKYLGLLPFATLSQTDSPAETLRQVARKIENITDKQVQSNVAASTAIISGIALSKEIIQRLLRSEIMKESVIYQEILLEGKAEGLAEGKTKEREKIAMNMISSNISVDLVARFTGLTPKQVQKLQLLQTKKPQSPSTSKVKRSSKKLKK; from the coding sequence ATGATCGATAACATCTGTAAATTTCTGGCAGAAAACTTTTCCGCCGACTTTGCGAGTTGGATACTAGGAAAATCCATCACTCTAACTAAACTGGAAACATCAGAACTTTCAACTGAACCAATCCGCGCTGACTCAGTTATATTTTTAGAATCATCAGCCCTGATCCTGCATATCGAATTTCAAACTGAGCCAAATCAAAATATTCCCTTCCGCATGGCAGATTATCGATTGAGGCTCTATCGGAGATTTCCTAAAAAAGAGGTTTATCAAGTAGTTATTTATCTCACCCCCAGCCAATCACCCTTAGTATATGAAAATACCTTTAATTTAAGAGAACTAAATCATCAATTCAACGTAATCCGCCTCTGGGAGCAGCCAACTGAAATATTCCAAAAATATTTAGGGCTTTTACCCTTTGCCACTTTGTCCCAAACCGACAGTCCCGCAGAAACATTAAGGCAAGTGGCAAGGAAAATTGAAAATATTACTGATAAACAAGTCCAAAGTAACGTCGCCGCTTCGACAGCTATAATATCTGGTATAGCCCTAAGCAAAGAAATCATCCAAAGACTGTTAAGGAGCGAAATCATGAAAGAATCAGTGATTTATCAAGAAATTCTGCTGGAAGGCAAGGCTGAAGGTCTAGCTGAAGGCAAGACTAAGGAAAGGGAAAAAATCGCCATGAACATGATAAGTTCCAATATTTCCGTAGATTTAGTTGCCCGATTTACAGGGTTAACCCCAAAGCAAGTCCAAAAACTTCAACTCCTCCAGACAAAGAAGCCCCAGAGTCCTAGTACCTCAAAAGTAAAGCGTTCCTCAAAAAAACTAAAAAAATAG
- a CDS encoding pilus assembly FimT family protein: MFWIVNERQQQKRDRRSEIAGFTLLEVLVVMVIIGILAAISAPSWLGFLNNQRLNTAQSQALSTLRLAQSNAKRTQTMWQATFRNTPTVSQYAVHQSPPSSMTKEYWDSLPWQNFDGGVRIVDNTEDQPRTTFTKLTAVPEPDIYRVQFKSQGNPNGLGEMGRITLGTRTGDRRKCVIISTLLGAMRLAENSGCNQ; this comes from the coding sequence ATGTTTTGGATTGTAAATGAACGGCAACAACAAAAGCGCGATCGCCGTTCTGAAATTGCGGGGTTCACACTGCTCGAAGTTCTAGTTGTGATGGTGATCATTGGCATTTTGGCAGCGATCTCTGCACCATCTTGGTTAGGTTTTTTAAATAACCAAAGACTTAACACTGCTCAAAGTCAAGCACTTAGCACCCTCCGCTTAGCCCAAAGCAATGCCAAACGCACCCAAACCATGTGGCAAGCAACTTTTAGAAATACACCCACCGTTTCTCAATACGCAGTACACCAATCTCCTCCATCATCGATGACCAAAGAATATTGGGATAGTCTGCCTTGGCAAAATTTTGATGGAGGAGTGCGAATTGTGGATAATACGGAAGATCAACCTCGAACCACCTTTACAAAGCTAACAGCAGTTCCAGAACCAGATATTTATCGTGTCCAGTTTAAATCTCAAGGCAATCCCAATGGACTAGGAGAGATGGGGCGGATCACTTTGGGGACTAGAACAGGCGATCGCCGAAAATGCGTGATTATCTCAACCCTATTAGGCGCAATGCGTTTAGCTGAAAACTCAGGATGCAACCAATGA
- a CDS encoding pilus assembly FimT family protein → MFTSNFFSNLTRSLSSFLRNLINKNQRKFLALTNPPKRRDRYSKSLGFTLLEVLVVMIMVGILSAIAAPSWLGFVNNQRISTSQNKIFQAIRVAQSDSKIRNASNDNRVRITFRTNQTDNAYRIDNVRTGAGEQSLESEVTISSITPAVLPPGNAGQPFIEFDSRGFVYDPNNLITYPICINLSVANSPRIRWIAIKTLLGAVVTGSEGTCL, encoded by the coding sequence ATGTTTACTTCCAATTTTTTTAGTAACCTTACTAGAAGTTTGTCTAGTTTCTTACGAAACCTGATTAACAAAAATCAGCGCAAATTTCTAGCACTCACAAATCCTCCAAAACGTCGCGATCGCTACTCAAAGTCTCTAGGTTTCACACTTTTAGAGGTTCTAGTTGTGATGATCATGGTGGGCATTCTCAGTGCGATCGCTGCGCCATCTTGGTTAGGTTTTGTCAATAATCAACGCATCAGTACTTCCCAAAATAAGATTTTTCAAGCGATTAGAGTTGCTCAATCCGATTCCAAAATTCGTAATGCAAGTAACGATAATCGAGTTCGCATTACTTTTAGAACTAATCAAACTGACAATGCTTATCGAATAGATAATGTGAGAACTGGTGCTGGAGAACAGTCTTTAGAGTCTGAAGTAACAATCTCAAGTATAACGCCTGCTGTTTTGCCACCCGGTAATGCTGGTCAACCATTTATCGAGTTCGATTCCAGAGGTTTTGTATACGATCCAAATAATTTGATTACTTATCCAATTTGCATTAACTTATCAGTAGCTAACAGTCCTAGAATTAGATGGATTGCGATTAAAACTTTACTTGGAGCCGTTGTCACAGGTTCTGAAGGTACTTGTTTATAA